The following proteins come from a genomic window of Carassius auratus strain Wakin unplaced genomic scaffold, ASM336829v1 scaf_tig00055278, whole genome shotgun sequence:
- the LOC113090441 gene encoding serine/threonine-protein kinase pim-3-like: MSKEKNDNSPADKGKKGKAVHVFFHKLCASVKRPDRVLRLPAQTDAHLDDPEVMAVPGPSTIPDLLCLPGQVCADLEHSSGIREPKLHPDPFALSLCHKEAKKGRKRKAVCAFFRRACKAVKQLFSCCDSERVRPPKAEPDLDPSQDSADLQSSPEEEGPSEIQAHDEDLSGPVSGSESGSESGPVTGSWSIVSETGSVSIVSEMDTVLPDPEIELAQGSFVSLFEVGHLIASGNFSKVYEGTHAFSDKVKVALKCIPKRRADRYLDVPGHSEPLLAEVALMLRLGEAPSCLNILELHQWLEDESSFTLILEYPEPCRTLEDYILFSGPFSEAQAHLFMLQVLKAVKHCHERGVYHGDIRSRNILVTLHSLELKLFDFRCARLINSEGFDSSQYQGSDAYTPPEVLGLSMFHAAAADVWVLAVLLFEIIHRYLPFESFDAILHGYLRMDPTLSTACCDLIFHCLSRNPAHRLTLQQLEEHRWMKT; the protein is encoded by the exons ATGAGCAAAGAAAAGAATGACAACAGCCCAGCAG ACAAAGGGAAGAAAGGGAAAGCGGTGCATGTCTTCTTCCATAAGCTGTGTGCATCTGTGAAGCGTCCAGACAGAGTGCTCCGTCTCCCAGCACAGACGGACGCTCATCTGGACGACCCTGAGGTGATGGCTGTCCCGGGTCCTTCGACCATTCCTGATCTGCTGTGTCTGCCGGGTCAGGTGTGTGCAGATCTGGAGCACTCCTCTGGGATCAGAGAGCCAAAGCTTCATCCAGATCCATTTGCTCTCAGTCTCTGTCACA AAGAAGCTAAGAAAGGAAGGAAGAGGAAAGCGGTCTGTGCATTCTTCCGGAGAGCATGCAAGGCTGTGAAGCAGCTCTTCTCCTGCTGCGACTCGGAAAGAGTCCGGCCTCCTAAAGCAGAGCCGGATCTGGACCCATCCCAGGACTCTGCAGACCTCCAGTCATCTCCTGAGGAAGAAGGTCCCTCTGAGATCCAGGCCCACGATGAAGATCTGTCGGGTCCAGTGTCTGGTTCAGAGTCAGGTTCAGAGTCCGGTCCAGTGACCGGTTCGTGGTCGATCGTGTCAGAAACGGGTTCAGTGTCGATCGTGTCAGAAATGGACACAGTGTTGCCTGATCCGGAAATCGAGCTAGCTCAAG gatcctttgtgTCTTTGTTCGAAGTGGGACATCTGATCGCATCAGGGAACTTCAGCAAGGTCTATGAGGGAACACACGCATTCAGCGACAAAGTGAAGGTTGCTCTGAAGTGTATCCCCAAGCGCAGAGCAGACCGCTATCTTGATGTT CCTGGTCACTCCGAACCTTTGCTCGCTGAAGTGGCTCTGATGCTGCGGCTGGGAGAAGCTCCATCGTGCCTCAACATCTTGGAGCTACACCAGTGGCTGGAGGACGAGAGCAGCTTCACTCTCATCTTGGAGTACCCTGAACCCTGCAGGACCTTGGAGGATTACATCTTGTTCTCCGGCCCCTTTAGTGAGGCACAAGCACACTTGTTTATGCTTCAGGTGCTTAAGGCAGTCAAACACTGCCACGAGCGTGGAGTTTATCATGGTGATATCCGCTCGAGGAACATCCTGGTGACTCTCCACAGTCTGGAGCTTAAGCTCTTCGACTTCCGCTGCGCTCGTCTTATCAACAGCGAGGGCTTTGACAGCAGCCAATACCAAG GATCAGACGCATACACCCCTCCTGAGGTCCTCGGCCTGTCCATGTTCCACGCCGCAGCAGCAGACGTCTGGGTGCTAGCTGTCCTCCTCTTCGAGATTATTCACAGATATCTGCCCTTCGAAAGCTTTGATGCCATTCTGCACGGCTACCTCAGGATGGATCCCACCTTATCCACAG CGTGCTGTGACCTGATCTTCCACTGCTTGAGCCGTAATCCAGCTCACCGGCTGACGCTCCAGCAGCTGGAAGAGCACCGCTGGATGAAAACCTAG